A DNA window from Borrelia sp. HM contains the following coding sequences:
- the fliD gene encoding flagellar filament capping protein FliD has translation MSSGFFVPGVDNKYNTKEIRESMLKSYKAKVDLSVEKLENLEQEKYAWQMINKKIATLNSLSRQITSLNSPFNYMSGNSSNNDILSISARYGAKNESYKINVNQTAGCDVFLSEKFKHKEVSIPEGDYIFLVGNKEIKVRNNGDIESLVKDINNRGKGFLSAKIIKSDSSGNSRLVLQSLKEGENNKLIMKDEALKLAKQIGILSELTTNFNPNLVEIVNSQQNSSNKIYLDEDSVVLEPLSEITISIPDSIEISIRSKIKFEVKYYDTDSNGVLNEIIFKPGDATFEDAKVESEDSIIDLDSDHKLPLKEKKYIQMNMVKLNGNTGSLELPPINVASNFEKVEVEIGSLSDLKEINIENKVNNKVFVIKNIEIFDPKNRDGYLPINAKSFAENAKIKFDGVDVERDSNVINDLIPNVTLNLKQASDDTIVAKVEPDYDGIKKLLLDFLIAYNEVLAGINIVSSNEKNLEGQKLDVLEEWSYLSDEERERASKNLGIFRTEFALKSLKLRLEAIMFNAYRTNDPDFSIINQIGVFTNSMSSSGGLSRYLKLDDKKFDEIIRGNINSVKELFAFDFNDDRIYDDGLAKMLGDYLSSLVSSGGFIYDKIRSYDLRISNQRNVVEDYKKKYEDKGRKVEGELNTLDFTIKKMKEHENILKSLNFQRQNK, from the coding sequence ATGTCTTCTGGGTTTTTTGTTCCAGGTGTGGATAATAAATATAATACTAAAGAAATCCGTGAGTCTATGCTTAAATCTTATAAAGCTAAAGTAGATTTATCTGTAGAGAAGCTAGAGAACTTAGAGCAAGAAAAATATGCTTGGCAAATGATTAATAAAAAAATTGCCACTCTAAATTCGCTTTCAAGGCAAATTACGTCTCTTAATAGTCCTTTTAATTATATGTCAGGTAATTCTAGTAATAATGATATTCTTTCCATATCTGCTCGGTATGGAGCCAAAAATGAATCTTATAAAATCAATGTTAATCAAACAGCAGGTTGTGATGTTTTTTTATCTGAGAAGTTTAAACACAAAGAAGTTAGTATTCCTGAAGGAGACTATATATTTTTAGTTGGTAATAAAGAGATTAAGGTTAGGAATAATGGAGATATTGAATCTCTTGTAAAAGATATTAATAATCGGGGTAAGGGATTTTTATCAGCTAAAATTATAAAGAGTGATAGTTCTGGTAATAGTAGGTTAGTTTTACAATCCTTAAAGGAAGGAGAAAATAATAAACTTATTATGAAAGATGAGGCTTTAAAGCTTGCTAAACAGATAGGTATTTTAAGTGAGCTTACAACAAATTTCAATCCAAATTTAGTAGAAATTGTTAATAGTCAACAAAATAGTAGTAATAAGATTTATCTTGATGAGGATAGTGTTGTTTTAGAGCCTCTTTCAGAAATTACGATAAGTATTCCAGATAGTATTGAGATTAGTATCAGAAGTAAAATTAAATTTGAAGTTAAATATTATGATACAGATAGCAATGGTGTTTTAAATGAGATTATTTTCAAACCTGGGGATGCTACATTTGAGGATGCTAAAGTTGAAAGTGAAGATAGCATAATTGATCTTGATTCTGATCATAAACTTCCTTTAAAAGAGAAAAAGTATATTCAAATGAATATGGTTAAACTTAATGGTAATACAGGTTCCTTAGAGTTGCCTCCAATAAATGTTGCAAGTAATTTTGAAAAAGTTGAAGTTGAAATTGGTTCGCTTTCAGATTTAAAAGAGATTAATATCGAAAATAAAGTGAATAATAAGGTTTTTGTTATTAAAAATATTGAGATTTTTGATCCAAAAAATAGAGATGGTTATTTGCCAATAAATGCAAAGAGCTTTGCAGAAAATGCAAAGATAAAATTTGATGGAGTTGATGTTGAGCGTGATTCAAATGTTATTAATGATTTGATTCCTAATGTTACATTAAATTTAAAACAAGCATCAGATGATACTATTGTTGCTAAGGTTGAGCCTGATTATGATGGGATTAAAAAACTTTTATTAGATTTTCTAATAGCTTATAACGAGGTTCTTGCAGGGATTAATATTGTAAGTTCAAATGAGAAGAATTTAGAAGGTCAAAAATTAGATGTATTAGAAGAATGGTCTTATTTAAGTGATGAGGAAAGGGAGAGGGCGTCTAAAAATTTAGGGATCTTTAGAACTGAATTTGCATTAAAAAGTCTTAAATTAAGATTAGAAGCGATAATGTTTAATGCTTACAGGACCAATGATCCTGATTTTTCAATCATCAATCAAATAGGAGTGTTTACTAATTCTATGTCTTCATCAGGAGGTCTCTCTCGTTATTTAAAGCTTGATGATAAGAAGTTTGATGAGATAATAAGAGGCAATATTAATTCAGTAAAGGAACTTTTTGCATTTGATTTTAATGATGATCGCATTTATGATGATGGACTTGCTAAGATGCTTGGCGATTATCTGTCTTCTTTAGTAAGTTCTGGAGGATTTATTTATGATAAAATCAGAAGTTATGATCTTAGGATTTCTAATCAAAGAAATGTTGTTGAAGATTATAAAAAGAAATATGAAGACAAGGGTAGAAAGGTTGAAGGGGAACTTAATACTTTAGATTTTACTATTAAGAAAATGAAGGAGCATGAAAACATTCTTAAATCTTTGAATTTCCAAAGGCAAAATAAATAA
- the nagA gene encoding N-acetylglucosamine-6-phosphate deacetylase → MPNFCLFNAKSVLTGNDKIDNSAVLIEDSKIFDIVTADRLEKIDLKKYEMIDVKGNYITPGLYDNHIHGFHGYGTDQCSTDSIIKMSQHLAEYGVVGFLPTLYPRPIDEMIETIKACTKAIGNEKGAKILGLHLEGPFFSPEKKGVHPTSYLQNPSIEIMKKFIDAAGGTFIDSFGRKKTNIATMTVAPELKGMRELAIFCMENNITLQAGHTNAKYENMIEGFQVGILHTTHFFNAMSQLNHRNPNAIGAVLIHGDISCELIADGCHIHPKLVLMLRKLKDISKLILVTDGLTPTLQKSGKLIANGEEVYLKDDGLFHIVENDIIAGSALTMIQGVKNLVEFGYSLSDAIQASSYNPIRIINLEKKGLICHGYDANINVLDKNLDLKLTMIKSKIIFNKL, encoded by the coding sequence ATGCCAAATTTCTGTTTGTTTAATGCAAAATCTGTGTTGACAGGAAATGATAAAATAGACAATTCAGCTGTCCTAATTGAAGACAGTAAGATTTTTGATATCGTAACAGCCGATAGACTTGAAAAAATTGATTTAAAAAAATATGAAATGATTGATGTTAAAGGTAACTACATAACACCTGGTCTTTACGATAATCATATACATGGATTTCACGGCTATGGAACCGATCAATGCTCAACAGATTCAATAATTAAAATGTCACAACATTTAGCAGAATATGGAGTAGTAGGATTCTTACCAACACTCTATCCACGTCCAATTGATGAAATGATTGAGACAATCAAAGCATGTACAAAAGCAATAGGCAATGAAAAAGGCGCAAAAATTTTAGGGCTTCATCTTGAAGGACCCTTTTTCTCTCCTGAAAAAAAGGGTGTCCATCCTACATCTTATCTTCAAAATCCAAGCATTGAGATCATGAAAAAATTTATAGATGCCGCAGGTGGTACTTTTATAGATTCTTTTGGAAGAAAAAAAACAAATATTGCAACAATGACAGTTGCACCTGAGCTTAAAGGCATGAGAGAACTAGCAATATTTTGTATGGAAAATAACATAACACTTCAAGCTGGACATACTAATGCAAAATATGAAAATATGATCGAAGGATTTCAAGTCGGAATACTGCATACAACTCACTTCTTCAATGCAATGTCACAACTTAACCACAGAAATCCAAATGCAATAGGAGCTGTTTTAATTCATGGAGATATATCGTGTGAACTTATTGCTGATGGATGCCACATACATCCAAAACTAGTTTTAATGCTTAGAAAACTTAAGGATATAAGTAAATTAATTCTTGTAACCGATGGATTAACTCCAACGCTACAAAAATCTGGCAAATTAATAGCTAATGGAGAGGAAGTATACCTTAAAGATGATGGATTATTTCATATTGTAGAAAACGATATAATAGCAGGCTCAGCACTCACAATGATACAAGGAGTTAAAAATTTAGTAGAATTTGGATACAGCTTAAGCGATGCAATTCAAGCAAGTTCATACAATCCAATAAGAATAATTAATCTTGAAAAAAAAGGCTTAATATGCCATGGCTATGATGCAAATATAAATGTCCTTGATAAAAACTTGGATTTAAAATTAACAATGATAAAATCAAAAATAATTTTTAATAAACTTTAA
- the nagB gene encoding glucosamine-6-phosphate deaminase: MRLIVRSNYKEVSKWAANHIAMRIKEFSPTKEKPFILGLPTGSSPIEMYKNLIEMNKLKKISFENIITFNMDEYIGLDKNHPESYCSFMWNNFFSHIDIKKENVHILNGNAPNLTIECEEYEKKIKYYGGITLFVGGIGPDGHIAFNEPGSSLQSRTRIKTLTQDTIIANSRFFENDINKVPKSALTVGVGTIMDSKEVMIIVNGHNKARALKHAIEKGINHMWTISALQLHKNAIIVSDEPATYELKVGTVKYFNDIEKNNLNNDI, translated from the coding sequence ATGAGATTAATAGTTCGATCTAATTATAAAGAAGTTTCAAAATGGGCAGCTAACCACATAGCCATGAGAATAAAAGAATTCTCACCAACAAAAGAAAAGCCATTCATTTTAGGACTCCCAACAGGAAGTTCACCCATTGAAATGTATAAAAATTTAATTGAGATGAATAAACTCAAAAAAATATCATTTGAAAATATAATTACATTTAATATGGATGAATATATAGGATTAGATAAAAATCATCCTGAAAGCTATTGTTCATTTATGTGGAATAATTTTTTTTCCCATATAGATATAAAAAAAGAAAATGTACATATATTAAATGGTAATGCACCTAACCTTACTATTGAATGTGAAGAATATGAAAAAAAAATTAAATATTACGGCGGTATTACACTTTTTGTAGGAGGAATTGGACCTGATGGTCATATTGCCTTTAATGAGCCTGGATCATCACTGCAATCAAGAACAAGAATTAAAACTCTAACTCAAGATACAATTATTGCAAACTCAAGGTTCTTTGAAAATGATATTAATAAAGTGCCTAAAAGCGCCTTAACAGTAGGAGTAGGAACAATTATGGATTCAAAAGAAGTAATGATTATAGTAAATGGCCATAATAAAGCAAGGGCATTAAAACATGCTATTGAAAAAGGAATAAATCATATGTGGACCATTAGTGCTCTTCAATTACATAAAAATGCAATTATAGTATCAGATGAACCTGCAACATATGAATTAAAAGTAGGAACAGTAAAGTATTTTAATGACATCGAAAAAAACAACTTAAATAATGATATATAA
- a CDS encoding superoxide dismutase produces MFQLPELGYNYDALEPYIDTETMKLHHTKHHNAYTMNLNSVLEKTEINYSRDIESILKNIHRFPKELQTAIRNNAGGYSNHNMYFRILKPGNKDNILKNFADHVNSTFGNLDNLKISLKNSAMNIFGSGWAWLVLHTNKELQIISRTNQDSPLMEDYKPILGIDVWEHAYYLKYQNRRAEYIDGLFKALNWEEISRVYNEIIE; encoded by the coding sequence ATGTTTCAATTACCAGAACTTGGTTATAATTATGATGCTTTAGAACCGTATATTGATACTGAGACAATGAAATTGCACCATACCAAACATCATAATGCATATACTATGAATTTAAATTCTGTTCTTGAAAAAACGGAAATAAATTATTCTAGAGATATTGAAAGTATATTAAAAAATATTCATCGTTTTCCCAAGGAACTTCAAACTGCTATTAGGAATAATGCTGGTGGATATTCTAATCATAATATGTATTTTAGGATTTTAAAACCTGGAAATAAAGATAATATTTTGAAAAATTTTGCAGATCACGTAAATAGTACTTTTGGTAATCTTGATAATCTTAAGATATCTTTAAAAAATTCAGCTATGAATATTTTTGGAAGTGGTTGGGCTTGGTTAGTTCTTCATACAAATAAAGAATTACAAATAATATCAAGAACAAATCAGGACAGTCCTTTAATGGAGGATTATAAGCCTATTTTAGGTATTGACGTTTGGGAACATGCTTATTATCTTAAATATCAAAATAGAAGAGCTGAATACATTGATGGATTATTTAAGGCTTTAAATTGGGAGGAAATTTCAAGAGTATATAATGAAATAATAGAATAA
- the secA gene encoding preprotein translocase subunit SecA, producing the protein MLRAIFESTIGSKNKRDLKKYLPILRNINKFESWALSLSDEDFARETDKFRDELKRGKTLEDILERAFALSREAARRRLRERPYDVQLIAGLALHQGKIIEMKTGEGKTLSSVQAAYLNSLKGDGVIIVTVNDYLAERDSNWMKPVFDLLGVSVGVVLSNMDSARRKAEYDKDITYVTNNELGFDYLRDNMCFDLSHKSLRNFNYCIIDEIDSILIDEARTPLIISGSTDGDTSAYLEVNSLVSILKECSKDPKTGDYPLEIDELDGDYTIDEKGKRISFTANGLNNLEKILVEKGIIQGSMYVDSNFNYVHYMTQALKAHLLFYKDREYIVGDSGVEIVDEFTGRILKGRRYSDGLHQAIEAKEGVKVASENKTMATITFQNLFRMFNKISGMTGTADTEAKEFHRIYNLDVVVVPTNKLVSRIDEDDIIYYTEEFKFKAITDEVYEAYKRGQPVLVGTVSIEKSEILSNMFKNKGIKHEVLNAKNHFREALIIAEAGAKYSVTIATNMAGRGTDIKLGGNLEHRIRKKIGTGVSFEECQLAIQSEKEEYLKDYEEIKSLGGLYVIGSERHESRRIDNQLRGRGGRQGDPGRSRFYVSLDDDLMRLFAGNNLRVLMGKLGMATGEPITHSLLTKSLVNAQKRVEDRNFEIRKHLLEYDNVITNHREFIYSQRNSILIDNNIKERILLTLREYLDFLFDQIKGEVVTSSILNEINSVFAYMMGDIGSVDTISILSLKDKLMKIARSNLDTKEELIGAELLNEFLKHEYLRNIDSKFQDHLANLDSLRESVYLRSYANKNPITEYKEESFTIFSELVKDIKVETLRRTLQMKVDLDSSGSYKNKKPKRVIATHNQFSNIAMREGNDVSGAQIIRNVPKIGRNQPCYCGSKKKYKNCHAKD; encoded by the coding sequence ATGTTAAGAGCTATCTTTGAATCAACTATTGGTTCAAAAAATAAAAGAGATTTAAAAAAATATCTTCCTATTTTGAGAAATATTAATAAATTTGAGTCTTGGGCATTGTCTTTATCAGATGAGGATTTTGCCAGGGAAACTGATAAATTTAGAGATGAACTTAAGAGAGGTAAAACTTTAGAGGATATTTTAGAAAGAGCGTTTGCTCTCTCACGAGAAGCTGCTAGAAGGCGACTTAGAGAGAGACCCTATGATGTTCAACTTATTGCTGGACTTGCACTTCATCAGGGAAAGATAATAGAGATGAAGACAGGGGAAGGTAAAACTTTATCCTCAGTTCAGGCTGCTTACCTTAATAGTTTAAAGGGTGATGGAGTAATTATTGTTACTGTAAATGATTATCTTGCAGAGCGTGATTCTAATTGGATGAAACCAGTTTTTGACCTTTTAGGAGTTAGTGTTGGCGTTGTTTTATCTAATATGGATTCTGCTAGGAGAAAAGCAGAGTATGATAAGGATATTACTTATGTTACAAATAATGAGCTTGGATTTGATTATTTACGAGATAATATGTGTTTTGATTTATCTCATAAATCTTTAAGAAATTTTAATTATTGTATTATCGATGAAATTGATTCTATTTTGATTGATGAAGCTAGGACTCCTTTAATTATTTCAGGTTCTACTGATGGAGATACTAGTGCTTATCTTGAAGTTAATTCTCTTGTTTCAATTTTAAAAGAATGTTCTAAGGACCCAAAAACTGGAGATTATCCTTTAGAGATTGATGAACTTGATGGAGATTATACGATTGATGAGAAAGGAAAGAGAATATCTTTTACAGCAAATGGATTAAATAATCTAGAGAAAATTTTAGTTGAAAAAGGCATAATTCAGGGTTCTATGTATGTTGATTCCAATTTTAATTATGTTCATTATATGACTCAAGCACTGAAAGCTCATTTGCTTTTTTATAAGGACAGAGAATATATTGTTGGAGATTCTGGAGTTGAAATTGTCGATGAGTTTACGGGACGTATTTTAAAAGGACGCAGATATTCTGATGGGTTGCATCAAGCTATTGAAGCTAAAGAAGGTGTTAAGGTTGCAAGTGAAAATAAAACTATGGCAACAATTACATTTCAGAATTTATTTAGGATGTTTAACAAAATTTCTGGTATGACTGGTACAGCTGATACCGAGGCAAAAGAGTTTCATAGAATATATAATCTTGATGTTGTAGTTGTTCCTACTAATAAGTTGGTATCAAGAATAGATGAAGATGACATTATTTATTATACTGAAGAATTTAAATTTAAAGCAATTACTGATGAGGTTTATGAGGCTTATAAGAGAGGTCAACCTGTTCTTGTTGGAACTGTTTCTATTGAAAAATCAGAAATTTTATCAAATATGTTTAAAAATAAGGGCATTAAGCATGAAGTTCTTAATGCAAAAAATCATTTTCGTGAAGCTTTAATTATTGCTGAAGCAGGAGCAAAATATTCTGTTACAATTGCGACTAATATGGCTGGACGTGGTACTGATATTAAGCTTGGTGGAAATCTTGAGCATCGGATTCGCAAAAAAATTGGTACAGGTGTAAGTTTTGAAGAATGCCAATTAGCTATACAAAGTGAGAAAGAGGAATATCTTAAGGATTATGAGGAAATTAAGAGTCTTGGTGGACTTTATGTAATTGGTAGTGAACGTCATGAGTCAAGAAGAATAGATAATCAGCTTAGAGGTCGAGGGGGAAGGCAGGGAGATCCTGGACGATCAAGATTTTACGTATCACTTGATGATGATTTGATGAGGCTTTTTGCAGGGAATAATTTAAGAGTTTTGATGGGCAAGCTTGGAATGGCAACAGGTGAGCCCATTACACATTCTTTATTAACAAAATCCTTGGTTAATGCACAAAAGCGTGTAGAGGATAGAAATTTTGAGATTAGAAAACATCTCTTAGAGTATGATAATGTTATAACAAATCATAGGGAGTTTATTTATTCCCAAAGGAACTCAATTCTTATTGATAATAATATTAAGGAACGTATTCTTCTCACTTTAAGAGAATATCTTGATTTTTTATTTGACCAAATTAAGGGAGAGGTGGTTACAAGTTCTATATTAAATGAAATAAATTCAGTTTTTGCTTACATGATGGGAGATATTGGCTCTGTTGATACCATAAGTATTTTATCTTTGAAAGATAAGTTAATGAAAATTGCAAGATCTAATTTAGATACAAAAGAAGAGCTGATTGGAGCTGAACTTTTAAATGAATTTTTAAAACATGAATATTTAAGGAATATTGATTCTAAGTTTCAAGATCATCTTGCAAATCTCGATTCTTTAAGAGAGTCAGTTTATTTGAGATCTTATGCTAATAAAAATCCAATTACTGAATATAAGGAAGAAAGTTTTACAATTTTTAGTGAGCTTGTAAAAGATATTAAGGTTGAGACATTAAGGCGGACTTTACAGATGAAAGTTGATCTTGATTCTAGTGGTAGTTATAAAAATAAAAAGCCTAAGCGTGTTATTGCTACTCATAATCAATTTTCAAATATTGCCATGAGAGAAGGAAATGATGTATCAGGAGCGCAAATAATTAGAAATGTTCCTAAAATTGGAAGAAATCAACCTTGTTATTGTGGTAGTAAAAAGAAATATAAAAATTGTCATGCAAAAGACTAA
- the alr gene encoding alanine racemase, translating into MTKNKEIIINLKNLEHNVISIKNHVQKKELIATLKADAYGHGLIQTFKFLKTRGISYFGLFWIDDALKLKKIDNNARVLLYINTDQNSIRNLVKFNITPFVADSKYLSLIEKECEKQNKKIKVHLKVDVGMNRYGIKIEHAFDLAMQIQTSKLVEFEGICTHLPTTENKKITESQIEKFIHLINELEKKNITPKYIHVSNSEHIANYTINAKFNMIRPGLILYGYYSNPNKTNNNLQLKPVLSLYSKIIFIKNIKKGDQISYSGTFTAKKDMKIGLVPVGYFDGIPQNTSNTFYYLIKNRKCFIRGKICMNISIIEIPNDLKINIGEKVEIISERLSLNILSKKSKMSQYEILCSIGKNNKKKYLY; encoded by the coding sequence ATGACTAAAAATAAAGAAATCATAATAAACCTTAAAAATCTAGAACATAATGTAATATCAATCAAGAATCATGTTCAAAAAAAAGAATTAATAGCTACGTTAAAAGCAGATGCCTATGGACATGGGCTTATTCAAACATTCAAATTTTTAAAAACAAGAGGAATAAGTTATTTTGGTCTCTTTTGGATAGATGATGCTTTAAAACTTAAAAAAATAGATAATAATGCAAGGGTATTGCTCTACATTAATACAGATCAAAATTCAATTAGAAATCTAGTCAAGTTTAATATTACACCCTTTGTTGCTGACTCTAAATACTTATCACTCATAGAAAAAGAATGTGAAAAACAAAATAAAAAAATCAAAGTTCATCTAAAAGTTGACGTTGGTATGAACAGATATGGAATCAAAATAGAACATGCTTTTGATCTAGCAATGCAAATACAAACTTCAAAATTAGTTGAATTTGAAGGAATTTGTACACATTTACCTACAACAGAAAATAAAAAAATAACTGAATCGCAAATCGAAAAATTTATTCACCTCATAAATGAACTTGAAAAAAAAAATATTACTCCAAAATATATCCATGTTTCTAACTCAGAACACATAGCAAACTATACAATAAATGCAAAATTTAACATGATAAGGCCAGGTCTTATCTTATATGGATACTACTCAAATCCCAATAAAACAAATAATAACTTACAACTAAAACCCGTACTAAGCTTGTATTCAAAAATCATATTTATTAAAAATATCAAAAAAGGCGATCAAATATCGTACTCTGGTACCTTTACTGCAAAAAAAGATATGAAAATAGGACTTGTACCAGTTGGATACTTTGATGGAATACCACAAAACACATCAAATACTTTCTACTATTTAATCAAAAATAGAAAATGTTTTATTAGAGGGAAAATATGTATGAATATTTCAATTATAGAAATACCCAATGATCTAAAAATCAATATAGGAGAAAAAGTAGAAATAATATCTGAAAGATTAAGCTTAAATATACTTAGCAAAAAATCTAAAATGAGCCAATATGAAATACTCTGCTCAATTGGAAAAAATAATAAGAAAAAATATTTATATTAA